One window of Dissulfurirhabdus thermomarina genomic DNA carries:
- the dnaJ gene encoding molecular chaperone DnaJ, with the protein MIKKDLYDVLGVSKDASADDIKKAFRRLARKYHPDVNPGDPEAERRFKEINEAYEILKDPERRAEYDRLREAAGTGFRTDTGERAYDFSDLGARFGAEYGDLFDHLFGFGRGFDTGPLRGEDQLVRLEVDFRDAALGRTVEVEIPREVPCRRCLGQGIDPADAGDRCPECRGEGRIQSRRGGVQMIRTCPRCGGSGRLRLRPCPECRGAGATRTVERLRVRIPPGADDGTRIRLKGKGGPGPGGGPPGDLYVELSVRPDPVFRRRGNDIYIPAKVPLPTAVLGGTVVVPTLDGRVEVRIPPGTQCGQKLRLKGKGIAGARGARGDAYVEVTVEIPKRVDAEARKVFERMRRGAE; encoded by the coding sequence ATGATCAAGAAGGACCTCTACGACGTCCTCGGCGTCTCCAAGGACGCCTCGGCCGACGACATCAAGAAGGCCTTCCGGCGCCTGGCCCGCAAGTACCACCCGGACGTGAACCCCGGAGACCCGGAGGCCGAGCGGCGCTTCAAGGAGATCAACGAGGCCTACGAGATCCTGAAGGACCCGGAGCGCCGGGCGGAGTACGACCGCCTTCGGGAGGCGGCGGGCACGGGCTTCCGAACCGACACCGGGGAACGCGCCTACGACTTCTCCGACCTCGGGGCGCGGTTCGGCGCCGAGTACGGCGACCTCTTCGACCACCTCTTCGGTTTCGGCCGCGGCTTCGATACCGGCCCCCTCCGGGGGGAGGACCAGCTGGTCCGGCTGGAGGTGGACTTCCGGGACGCGGCCCTCGGGCGGACCGTGGAGGTGGAGATCCCCCGAGAGGTCCCCTGCCGGCGGTGCCTCGGCCAGGGAATCGACCCGGCGGACGCGGGGGACCGGTGTCCCGAGTGCCGCGGTGAGGGCCGCATCCAGTCACGGCGGGGCGGCGTCCAGATGATCCGGACCTGCCCCCGGTGCGGCGGCAGCGGCCGCCTCCGGCTCCGGCCCTGCCCCGAGTGCCGGGGCGCCGGCGCCACCCGGACGGTGGAACGGCTCCGCGTCCGGATCCCCCCGGGGGCCGACGACGGGACGCGGATCCGGCTCAAGGGAAAGGGCGGCCCCGGGCCCGGGGGCGGTCCCCCGGGGGATCTCTACGTGGAGCTCTCGGTCCGGCCGGACCCCGTCTTCCGTCGCCGGGGCAACGACATCTACATCCCCGCCAAGGTCCCCCTCCCCACAGCCGTCCTGGGCGGAACGGTGGTGGTCCCCACCCTGGACGGCCGGGTGGAGGTACGGATTCCCCCGGGCACCCAGTGCGGCCAGAAGCTCCGGCTCAAGGGGAAGGGCATCGCCGGCGCCCGGGGCGCCCGGGGCGACGCCTACGTGGAGGTCACCGTGGAGATCCCGAAACGCGTGGACGCCGAGGCCCGGAAGGTCTTCGAGCGGATGCGCCGGGGCGCCGAATGA
- a CDS encoding 50S ribosomal protein L11 methyltransferase, which yields MSFEFCGAPAPRGLRVDLRLPDGVDPRVVVAALPPGWRPLEPDAPPRARRIALFTEVEASGWDAALAALARRVDAAVLAAGAAPGGLDWRVRPLEGEAETAEEDGGCLRLGRFRVWPVMDHRPPPPGAIRLRTGWAFGSGRHPSTRAAAAALEWLADRGRVEGREVLDVGAGTGILAVLAVRMGAAAVTAVDTDPEAVALAAENLRLNGASARAEVRDVSLERLPAAAFDLATANLVPSVLVRLAPHIRRCLRPGGRLVAAGFTAPGARAVESALRRAGFSWEHTVAVAGWEGRVYAGAKGADTGLRGPGEEGA from the coding sequence GTGTCCTTCGAGTTCTGCGGCGCCCCGGCGCCCCGGGGCCTCCGGGTGGACCTCCGGTTGCCGGACGGCGTGGACCCCCGGGTGGTGGTGGCGGCCCTGCCCCCGGGCTGGCGGCCCCTGGAACCCGATGCACCGCCCCGCGCCCGCCGGATCGCGCTCTTCACCGAGGTCGAGGCCTCGGGCTGGGACGCGGCGCTGGCGGCCCTCGCCCGCCGCGTGGATGCGGCCGTCCTGGCGGCGGGGGCGGCGCCCGGGGGCCTCGACTGGCGCGTGCGGCCCCTGGAGGGCGAGGCGGAGACGGCGGAGGAGGACGGCGGGTGCCTCCGGCTGGGGCGTTTCCGGGTTTGGCCGGTGATGGACCACCGTCCCCCGCCCCCCGGGGCGATCCGGCTCCGGACGGGCTGGGCCTTCGGGTCCGGGCGCCATCCCAGCACACGGGCCGCCGCCGCCGCCCTGGAGTGGCTCGCGGACCGGGGCCGGGTCGAGGGCCGCGAGGTGTTGGACGTCGGGGCCGGGACGGGGATCCTCGCCGTCCTGGCGGTACGGATGGGGGCCGCGGCGGTGACGGCCGTCGACACGGACCCGGAGGCCGTGGCCCTGGCCGCGGAGAACCTCCGGTTGAACGGCGCGTCCGCCCGGGCCGAGGTCCGGGACGTGTCCCTGGAACGCCTGCCCGCCGCCGCCTTCGACCTGGCGACGGCGAACCTCGTCCCCTCGGTCCTCGTCCGGCTGGCGCCGCACATCCGCCGGTGCCTGCGCCCGGGCGGGCGGCTGGTGGCCGCGGGTTTCACGGCCCCCGGCGCCAGGGCCGTGGAATCGGCCTTGCGCCGCGCGGGGTTCTCGTGGGAACATACGGTGGCGGTGGCTGGATGGGAAGGCAGGGTCTATGCTGGCGCGAAAGGCGCGGATACCGGTCTCCGGGGGCCGGGGGAGGAGGGCGCGTGA
- a CDS encoding 50S ribosomal protein L25, with the protein MEQVSIAATVRTETGKGAARKLRRQGMLPGILYGRKTEPVPLAVDFHGFWKVLNRIPRSRLLCNLELGDQGPRLALVKDLQLHPVSDQIRHVDFYEVYMDEPVETEVPVRTVGKARGVEIGKGVLQVIRRTLRISCLPTDIPDALEVEVSALDVGDALHVSDIEPPAGIRLLDAPHLAVVTVSGAGGGMEEPAEEGEEAEEILEEAPAEAPEAEEE; encoded by the coding sequence ATGGAACAGGTTTCAATCGCTGCCACCGTGCGCACGGAGACGGGAAAGGGCGCGGCCCGGAAGCTGCGCCGCCAGGGGATGCTCCCGGGGATCCTCTACGGGCGCAAGACCGAGCCCGTCCCCCTGGCCGTGGATTTCCACGGTTTCTGGAAGGTCTTGAACCGGATCCCACGCAGCCGGTTGCTCTGCAACCTCGAGCTGGGGGACCAGGGCCCGCGCCTGGCCCTGGTCAAGGACCTCCAGCTGCACCCCGTCAGTGACCAGATCCGCCACGTGGACTTCTACGAGGTCTACATGGACGAGCCGGTGGAGACCGAGGTCCCGGTGCGGACCGTGGGGAAGGCCCGCGGGGTCGAGATCGGCAAGGGCGTCCTCCAGGTCATCCGGCGGACGCTCCGCATCTCCTGCCTGCCCACCGACATCCCCGACGCCCTCGAGGTGGAGGTCAGCGCCCTGGACGTCGGCGACGCCCTGCACGTCTCGGACATCGAGCCCCCGGCCGGCATTCGGCTCCTGGACGCCCCGCACCTGGCGGTGGTGACCGTGAGCGGGGCCGGCGGCGGCATGGAGGAACCGGCCGAGGAGGGCGAGGAGGCCGAGGAGATCCTGGAAGAGGCGCCGGCCGAGGCGCCGGAGGCCGAGGAAGAATAG
- a CDS encoding M23 family metallopeptidase, with protein MKRILVCLLSFVVVAVLVLAGLFAFFRLEGTPPAIEVVAPPEVIGRDATVRVRVRDDRSGVRRVTVALVQDQRVYRVGAGTLPPAAWWRGTGVPEREWTFSFHPHALGLAEGPARLRVEAWDASARNVLAGNWARLERPVRVDITPPRVQVLSRMHNVAVGGAGLVAYRLSERPADSGVVVGDRFFPGYPKPGGRAGDYAALVAIPFDVQQVDRVYVEARDAAGNVGRAGVPFLVLRRTPRSDRIRITDDFLRRKMPGFARPDEPETDLLAVFLRVNGELRRENARRLRELCAGSRPELLWSGAFLRLPRSSRRAGFAERRTYLYRGREVDRAVHLGVDLAATAHSPVPAANAGRVAFAGELGIYGNTVLLDHGFGLFSLYGHLSSIAVTPGQEVRKGQVIGRTGMTGLAGGDHLHFAMLVHGVFVDPVEWWDRKWIEGHILANLAAE; from the coding sequence ATGAAGCGCATCCTCGTCTGCCTCCTCTCCTTCGTCGTCGTGGCGGTCCTGGTCCTGGCCGGGCTCTTCGCCTTCTTCCGGCTGGAAGGGACGCCGCCCGCCATCGAGGTGGTGGCGCCCCCCGAGGTGATCGGGCGCGACGCCACCGTCCGTGTCCGGGTCCGCGACGACCGGAGCGGGGTCCGGCGGGTCACCGTGGCCCTGGTCCAGGACCAGCGGGTGTACCGGGTGGGGGCCGGGACCCTGCCCCCCGCCGCGTGGTGGCGGGGGACGGGGGTCCCCGAGCGGGAGTGGACCTTTTCCTTCCACCCCCACGCCCTGGGTCTTGCGGAGGGGCCCGCCCGGCTTCGGGTGGAGGCCTGGGACGCCTCGGCCCGGAACGTGCTGGCGGGGAACTGGGCCCGACTGGAGCGGCCGGTCCGGGTGGACATCACCCCGCCCAGGGTACAGGTGCTCAGCCGCATGCACAACGTGGCCGTGGGCGGGGCCGGCCTCGTGGCCTACCGGCTCTCGGAGCGGCCGGCCGACTCCGGCGTGGTGGTGGGAGACCGCTTCTTCCCGGGCTATCCCAAGCCGGGAGGCCGGGCCGGGGACTATGCCGCCCTGGTGGCAATTCCCTTCGACGTCCAGCAGGTGGATCGGGTCTACGTGGAGGCCCGGGACGCGGCGGGCAACGTGGGCCGGGCCGGGGTTCCCTTCCTCGTGCTGCGGCGGACGCCCCGGTCCGACCGGATCCGGATCACCGACGACTTCCTCCGCCGGAAGATGCCCGGCTTCGCCCGCCCCGACGAGCCGGAGACGGACCTCTTGGCCGTCTTCCTCCGCGTCAACGGGGAACTCCGGCGCGAGAACGCCCGCCGCCTCCGGGAGTTGTGCGCCGGGAGCCGGCCGGAACTCCTCTGGAGCGGGGCCTTCCTGCGCCTGCCGCGCTCTTCGCGCCGGGCGGGTTTCGCCGAGCGGCGCACCTACCTCTACCGCGGGCGCGAGGTGGACCGGGCGGTGCACCTCGGCGTGGATCTCGCCGCCACCGCCCATTCCCCGGTTCCGGCCGCCAACGCCGGGCGGGTGGCCTTCGCCGGGGAACTCGGCATCTACGGCAACACCGTGCTCCTGGACCACGGCTTCGGCCTCTTCAGCCTCTACGGGCACCTGTCCTCCATCGCCGTCACCCCGGGCCAGGAGGTCCGAAAGGGCCAGGTCATCGGCCGGACCGGTATGACGGGCCTCGCCGGCGGGGATCACCTCCACTTCGCCATGCTGGTCCACGGGGTCTTCGTGGATCCGGTGGAATGGTGGGACCGGAAATGGATCGAGGGGCACATCCTCGCCAACCTGGCGGCGGAGTAG
- a CDS encoding universal stress protein: MSLSGQTLILVPVDFSECAGSALRYAAGEAARWEGDLVLLHVVDRRLAEDIAGYTGEPVEKVKDRMAGRARKAFKEFVARWGGGDRVRESLVAFGLPFQEIAVKARELQVDLVVMGGYGSRGHGQIEEIFFGSTVERVVRLLPCPVLCVPMG, translated from the coding sequence GTGAGCTTGTCGGGGCAGACCTTGATCCTGGTTCCAGTGGACTTTTCCGAGTGCGCCGGGTCGGCCCTTCGCTATGCCGCCGGGGAGGCGGCCAGGTGGGAGGGCGACCTGGTGCTGCTGCACGTGGTGGACCGGCGGCTGGCCGAGGACATCGCCGGCTACACGGGCGAACCCGTGGAGAAGGTGAAAGACCGGATGGCCGGACGGGCCCGGAAGGCCTTCAAGGAATTCGTGGCCCGGTGGGGCGGCGGCGACCGCGTCCGGGAGTCCCTGGTGGCCTTCGGTCTCCCGTTCCAGGAGATCGCCGTGAAGGCCCGTGAACTCCAGGTCGACCTGGTGGTGATGGGCGGTTACGGGAGCCGGGGGCACGGCCAGATCGAGGAGATCTTCTTCGGCAGCACCGTGGAGCGGGTGGTGCGGCTGCTGCCCTGCCCGGTGCTGTGCGTGCCCATGGGGTGA
- a CDS encoding tRNA dihydrouridine synthase, whose product MKNAASKTPPRAVGVRDRFRSPAPVLALAPMAEFTHAAFRQLVAELGGCDLFWTEMLNSRIVAGTNPERDPFLDRGDRDRPLVAQLVGGDPDTMARAARRLEAMGFDAVDINMGCARRAITRHGWGIALMSDAPRARAVVRAVRRAVRLPLLAKLRALPGHDARRLEAFARSLVEEGLDALVLHPRAAADGFKRPARWAEIGALAAALPVPVIGNGDVTDPEACRRLLRETGCAGVMIGRAALVRPWIFREIAAGRPWAGDLVEVARHMGRLVEDRLPPDLRRRRFLAWCAWYLRNWAHGHHLLGLVRREPDIDAMLAALERATDGQQLLQRPFYGRL is encoded by the coding sequence TTGAAGAACGCGGCATCGAAGACGCCTCCTCGGGCCGTCGGCGTCCGCGACCGGTTCCGGTCACCCGCCCCGGTCCTCGCCCTGGCCCCCATGGCCGAGTTCACCCATGCGGCCTTCCGCCAGTTGGTGGCGGAACTGGGTGGGTGCGACCTCTTCTGGACGGAGATGCTCAACAGCCGGATCGTGGCGGGCACCAACCCCGAGCGGGACCCCTTCCTCGACCGGGGGGACCGCGACCGCCCGCTGGTGGCCCAGCTGGTGGGGGGAGACCCGGACACCATGGCCCGGGCCGCCCGGCGGCTGGAGGCCATGGGCTTCGACGCCGTGGACATCAACATGGGGTGCGCCCGCCGCGCCATCACCCGGCACGGCTGGGGGATCGCCCTCATGTCCGACGCGCCCCGGGCCCGGGCGGTGGTCCGCGCGGTCCGGCGGGCCGTCCGCCTGCCGCTCCTGGCCAAGCTCCGGGCCTTGCCGGGCCACGACGCCCGCCGGCTCGAGGCCTTCGCCCGCTCCCTGGTGGAGGAAGGCCTCGATGCCCTGGTCCTCCACCCGCGGGCGGCGGCCGACGGCTTCAAGCGGCCCGCCCGGTGGGCGGAGATCGGGGCGCTGGCCGCGGCGCTCCCGGTGCCGGTCATCGGCAACGGGGACGTCACGGACCCGGAGGCCTGCCGCCGCCTCCTCCGGGAGACCGGCTGCGCCGGGGTCATGATCGGCCGCGCCGCCCTGGTGCGGCCCTGGATCTTCCGGGAGATCGCCGCGGGGCGGCCCTGGGCGGGCGACCTCGTGGAGGTGGCCCGGCACATGGGGCGCCTCGTCGAAGACCGCCTGCCCCCGGACCTCCGGCGCCGCCGGTTCCTGGCCTGGTGCGCCTGGTACCTCCGGAACTGGGCCCACGGGCACCACCTCTTGGGGCTCGTCCGGCGGGAACCGGACATCGACGCCATGCTGGCCGCCCTGGAAAGGGCGACGGACGGCCAGCAGTTGCTCCAGCGGCCGTTTTACGGCAGATTGTGA
- a CDS encoding ribose-phosphate pyrophosphokinase: MALNQLKVFTGNANPDMAQDICDYLSIPLGRASVRTFSDGEVFVEIGENVRGADVYVVQPTGPPVNDHVMELLIMVDALRRASARRITAVMPYYGYARQDRKAAPRVPISAKLMADIITTAGARRVLAMDLHAGQIQGFFSIPVDHLYAAPVLLEYIKTHLPGDLVMVSPDAGGVERTRAFAKRLGAGLAIIDKRRDRPNESQVMNIIGDVEGKTVMILDDMVDTAGTLCQAAAALKDRGAREVHACATHPVLSGPAVERVRDSVLETLVVTNTIPLREEARRLDKIRVLSVSNLLGEAIRRIHNDDSVSSLFV, encoded by the coding sequence ATGGCACTGAACCAGCTCAAGGTCTTCACCGGGAACGCCAACCCGGACATGGCCCAGGACATCTGCGACTACCTCAGCATCCCCCTCGGCCGCGCCTCCGTCCGGACCTTCAGTGACGGGGAGGTCTTCGTGGAGATCGGCGAGAACGTGCGCGGCGCCGACGTCTACGTGGTGCAGCCCACGGGGCCGCCGGTCAACGACCACGTGATGGAACTCCTCATCATGGTGGACGCCCTCCGCCGCGCCTCCGCCCGCCGCATCACCGCCGTCATGCCCTACTACGGCTACGCCCGGCAGGACCGAAAGGCCGCCCCCCGGGTGCCCATCTCGGCCAAGCTCATGGCCGACATCATCACCACCGCGGGGGCCCGGCGGGTGCTGGCCATGGACCTCCATGCCGGCCAGATACAGGGCTTTTTCAGCATCCCGGTGGACCACCTCTACGCGGCGCCGGTGCTCCTCGAGTACATCAAGACCCACCTGCCGGGCGACCTCGTCATGGTCTCCCCGGACGCGGGCGGCGTGGAGCGGACCCGGGCCTTCGCCAAGCGCCTCGGGGCGGGGCTCGCCATCATCGACAAGCGACGCGACCGGCCCAACGAGTCGCAGGTCATGAACATCATCGGCGACGTGGAGGGCAAGACCGTCATGATCCTCGACGACATGGTCGATACCGCCGGGACCCTCTGCCAGGCGGCGGCGGCCCTGAAGGACCGCGGCGCCCGCGAGGTCCATGCCTGCGCCACCCACCCGGTGCTCTCCGGGCCGGCCGTGGAGCGGGTCCGCGACTCCGTCCTGGAGACGCTGGTGGTCACCAACACCATTCCGCTCCGGGAAGAGGCCCGGCGACTCGACAAGATCCGGGTGCTCTCCGTCTCGAACCTCCTCGGCGAGGCCATCCGGCGGATCCACAACGACGACTCGGTCAGCTCCCTCTTCGTCTAG
- the pth gene encoding aminoacyl-tRNA hydrolase gives MARSLLVGLGNPGRRYERTRHNVGFRVLDAVAAAAGLDFGDARRGVQALVAQGRYLGRPVILLKPMTYMNRSGEAVAPLLRFFRVDPADMLVVHDDLDVPFGRLKLVRGGGAGGHNGVRSVAAVLGTRDFPRLKVGIGRPPAGLSAEAYVLQAFTPEEEDHLGEVVQRALEGVREFLQAGVEAAMNRVNRRPEVLP, from the coding sequence TTGGCCCGGTCCCTCCTCGTGGGGCTCGGCAACCCCGGCCGCCGCTACGAGCGGACCCGCCACAACGTGGGGTTCCGCGTCCTCGACGCCGTGGCGGCCGCGGCCGGCCTCGACTTCGGCGACGCCCGCCGGGGCGTCCAGGCCCTGGTGGCCCAGGGGCGGTACCTGGGGCGGCCGGTGATCCTCCTCAAGCCCATGACCTACATGAACCGCAGCGGCGAGGCGGTGGCCCCGCTGCTGCGGTTCTTTCGCGTGGATCCCGCCGACATGTTGGTGGTACACGACGACCTCGACGTCCCCTTCGGCCGCTTGAAGCTGGTGCGGGGCGGCGGCGCCGGCGGGCACAACGGGGTCCGGTCCGTGGCGGCGGTCCTCGGCACCCGGGATTTCCCCCGGCTCAAGGTGGGGATCGGCCGCCCGCCCGCGGGGCTTTCCGCCGAGGCCTACGTCCTCCAGGCCTTCACCCCCGAGGAGGAAGACCACCTCGGCGAGGTGGTCCAGCGGGCCCTGGAGGGGGTCCGGGAGTTCCTCCAGGCGGGGGTCGAGGCCGCCATGAACCGGGTGAACCGCCGCCCGGAGGTCCTGCCTTGA
- a CDS encoding sigma-70 family RNA polymerase sigma factor: MKEHGGGKKESLEENGYMDQLIEAGRQGALTYDVLNDIIPDDVKEPEKIEEIFDLLCKNNIEVVAEEGDAALIESLARGHRDDGEERPAPKGGKAVKAAAKVESPGYTDSEEITTTYLREMGRYELLTPEREETLSRTIREGFNGIVAAIMEHPAEHAELEELREQIRTWRRRDPSLKPKKQQLNHLVASVKDLAARYPDDARVSELLAYVLEARRHIEKAKDEMINANLRLVVSIAKRYMHQGLSLADLIQEGNLGLMRAVFRFDYTKGNKFSTYASWWIRQAITRAILDKTRTIRLPVHFLELRSQFFKAFYALLKELGREPTPGEISEQTGLPMEKILSILEASREPVSLETPVGDEDSTLGDFIENHDAVSPYESVKEKELTERIRAILSTLSPREEKIIRLRFGIGEDGEYTLEEIGRRFNVSRERIRQIEKKALNRLRHSTRRDRLKYFLD; encoded by the coding sequence ATGAAAGAACACGGCGGCGGCAAAAAGGAGAGCCTGGAAGAGAACGGCTACATGGACCAGCTCATCGAGGCCGGTCGGCAGGGGGCCCTCACCTATGACGTCCTGAACGACATCATCCCCGACGACGTCAAGGAACCGGAGAAGATCGAGGAGATCTTCGACCTCCTGTGCAAGAACAACATCGAGGTGGTGGCCGAGGAGGGGGACGCGGCCCTCATCGAGAGCCTGGCCCGCGGCCACCGCGACGACGGGGAAGAACGCCCCGCTCCCAAGGGCGGCAAGGCGGTCAAGGCGGCGGCCAAGGTCGAGTCGCCGGGCTACACCGACTCCGAGGAGATCACCACCACCTACCTCCGGGAGATGGGGCGCTACGAGCTGTTGACCCCGGAGCGGGAGGAGACCCTGAGCCGGACCATCCGGGAAGGCTTCAACGGGATCGTGGCGGCCATCATGGAGCACCCCGCCGAGCACGCGGAACTCGAGGAGCTCCGGGAACAGATCCGCACCTGGCGGCGCCGGGACCCCAGCCTCAAGCCCAAGAAGCAGCAGCTCAACCACCTCGTGGCCTCGGTCAAGGATCTCGCCGCCCGCTACCCCGATGACGCCCGGGTCTCGGAGCTCTTGGCCTACGTCCTCGAGGCGCGCCGGCACATCGAGAAGGCCAAGGACGAGATGATCAACGCCAACCTCCGGTTGGTGGTGAGCATCGCCAAGCGTTACATGCACCAGGGCCTCTCCCTGGCCGACCTCATCCAGGAAGGGAACCTCGGCCTCATGCGGGCGGTGTTCCGCTTCGACTACACCAAGGGGAACAAGTTCTCCACCTACGCCAGCTGGTGGATCCGGCAGGCCATCACCCGGGCCATCCTCGACAAGACCCGGACCATCCGGCTGCCGGTGCACTTCCTGGAGCTTCGGAGCCAGTTCTTCAAGGCCTTCTACGCCTTGCTCAAGGAACTTGGCCGGGAGCCCACCCCGGGGGAGATCTCCGAGCAAACGGGTCTCCCCATGGAGAAGATCCTCTCCATCCTCGAGGCCTCCCGGGAGCCGGTGAGCCTGGAGACGCCGGTGGGGGACGAGGACAGCACCCTCGGGGACTTCATCGAGAATCACGACGCGGTCTCGCCCTACGAGTCGGTGAAGGAGAAGGAGCTCACCGAGCGTATCCGGGCCATCCTTTCCACCCTCAGCCCGAGGGAAGAAAAGATCATCCGGCTCCGCTTCGGCATCGGCGAGGACGGGGAATACACCCTGGAGGAGATCGGCCGGCGCTTC
- the greA gene encoding transcription elongation factor GreA translates to MNRTPITREGYEKLKAELEHLEKVERYKVIKAIEEARAHGDLSENAEYHAAKERQGHIEARIQYLKGKLAAAEIIDCSTQSCDRVVFGVKVRLENLDSGEELVYQLVGPDESDVQAGRMSVTSPVGRALIGKEEGDEVEVRTPAGIRNYAILEIFT, encoded by the coding sequence ATGAACCGAACGCCCATCACGCGGGAAGGCTACGAGAAACTCAAGGCCGAGCTGGAACACCTCGAAAAGGTCGAACGCTACAAGGTCATCAAGGCCATCGAGGAGGCCCGCGCCCACGGGGACCTCTCCGAGAACGCGGAGTACCACGCGGCCAAGGAACGCCAGGGCCACATAGAAGCGCGCATCCAGTACCTCAAGGGCAAGCTGGCCGCCGCGGAGATCATCGACTGTTCCACCCAGTCGTGCGACCGGGTGGTCTTCGGGGTCAAGGTCCGGCTCGAGAACCTGGACTCCGGGGAGGAACTCGTCTACCAGCTGGTGGGTCCGGACGAGTCGGACGTCCAGGCCGGCCGGATGTCCGTCACATCCCCGGTGGGCCGAGCCCTCATCGGAAAGGAAGAGGGCGACGAGGTCGAGGTGCGGACCCCGGCGGGCATCCGCAACTACGCCATCCTCGAGATCTTCACCTGA